The following DNA comes from Marispirochaeta aestuarii.
ATGAAAATCTTCTATTACAAAGATCACGACCTTCTGCCTGTTTTGTACCGGGTCTCTGAGGGAATCGCGTATCTTTTCGAATTTGGCGGCGGAAGTCCCGGGGAACTGCTCGAGAAAGATGTGCTCGATCTGCTCGATCGCCCGGATATTCCTGGGATAAATGGCATCATATATGCGCCGTATCTTGAACATAGTTTTTTCCCTTCTGTACACTATGAATAATCGTCTCAGTATGCTGAGTCCAAATTTCCGAACAGTTCTTTCCAAGAACTAAGGTGGTATCCCCGATATATGATACCATATACAAGGAGATCAAAGTTAGACAAAAGTTCGATGAAGAGTTCAAAGATAAGGTAGCCGTGGAGGCGCTGAACGAGGAGAAACCCCTTCAGGAGATTGCTGTAGAGTATGCGGTCCATCCGAACCAGATAAGGGCATGGAAGAAGCAGCTGCTCCAATTGCTGGTTACATGGTATTTAGGTATGTACAAGCAGTAAGTCTTTATAGATATTTATTCCAAAAGCTATTTCTAATACTTCATCATCACGCAAGTCCTGTTCATTTTTTATATATTGCAATTCTGTTAATGCTGTTCTACCTTTCTTTACGATTATATTTCGTTCTTTTCTTTTAAAATCGACTAAGAATGGGGAATGTGTTGCAATAAATAGATAGTTTGTTTTCCCTATCTCCAATAGTTCTTCCCTAAGATCTCTTATTCCGGAAGGGTGAAGATGTGCTTCTGGTTCATCAATCAATATTAAATCATTTTCTTTATTTAATTCTCTAGTTTCTATAGATAAAGACAATATTAAAGAAATAAACTGCTTGAATCCCTCACTTCGATTTGTCATTTTATGAAAATTATACTGATTATCAGAACCAGAATCTTTAACAGATACTACACATAACTTACTATCATTTATCTCAATATCAAACTCAATGTTATGTCTCCATATCTTTTGAATATATCTAGTAGTCGCCTTTGATAGCTTTGTCATCATTTTACGTCTAAGCTGATCATTAGTGATTCTATTTATTTCATCTGCAATCTTTTGTTTAGTTTTATAACCCGATATTGCAAATATATTCCGCAGAGGTATGTTTACTGTTGGATTATTCTTAAAATCTTCTAGTTTAACATTAGATATTAAGTACTCTTCAGATGGTTTCCAGAATGAAACTTTTGGTTCCTTACTTTTTACAATTTTAACAAGACTATTATTTATAATCTCTTTTAATACTTCTTCGCTCAATTCTTCTTCATTAGCATCATTTTCTTTAATCATTTCAATCTTGTATATTTTATACTTTTGAGGTTGACCATTAACATTTTTCGTTGCAACTTCTTCACTTATTTTTATTTTTGACGTAATATTGACTATACTGTAATGATAAACTTCGTTAAAGTTTTTGTCGTCACTTCCAAGGTATACATTTTTAACTAAATCTTTTATCTCAAAGTCTAAGATATCGCCATTCTTAAACATTTCTCTTATTTCTTTTAAATATTCATTTTTAGAATCAAATTGAAGATTGAACCATAAGTCAACATAATTATTTTCTTCATCTTTTTGATTATGTATTATATCGTAATCACATTCATATGAAGGTGTCCGAAACATTGATATTGCCTGTAAAATATTACTTTTACCAGATTCATTTACACCAATTAACATAGTTGTATGACTATCACCATATTTTTGACAATCAATTTCCAAGTACTTTATGGATTTATAGTTTTCAATTACTATTTTTGTTAGTTTCATGCTTCTCATAGTCCTTACTTATACTCATCATATAATATAGTTTTAAATATAACAAAGAATTTTTAAACAATCCGTATGCATTAACAATATATCACTTTACTATATATTCTCTACTTTCTCTTTTCCCAAATTGGATATAACATCCAATTGAGCTGCGTGGCGTGAAGCTGGCATGTGTTTGTGCTGCAACTATCTTGCAGTATAACTCCACTTATTCACCAGAACAACTCAAAACTAATGTTCCTCGTTCCCGCCTGGTGCACAAACCATGACAGTAGCCACATCTGCTCCAATTGCTGGTTATATGGATTTATTTAAGTGCATACTGAAGATCATGTATTCTTATAGGGGGATATCCGGATTTAGTGAATAAATCATTAGTGTCTCGATAAAACATCGACAGAATTACTGGTTTCACTTCGCTATTAATAATTTCAGCGACTTCATCATTGAAATCATCATCATTTTTAATATAGTTATTCTTTAAAGCTGCAAAATAGAGAACTTTAGTTTGAACTACTAGTTCATCTTTATCTTTTTCTGTACCTTCAAAACTAATTCCGATGGACGAAAAAAACATTTTATTATCGTTACTTAATGTCCATTCTGAATTGTAACTAATAGTATACGTATCTTCTCTTTCTGGAATATTAGGCGTAAATACTTCGAAATTTAAAGATTGAAGTAAAATATCTATTATAGGAAACTTTTCTTCCATGACTAATTCCAATTCTCCTTCAGAAAAAGTGCTTCAAATCTTTTTTCAGACTCTTCGGTTGCGCGGATCTTTTTATCATTTTCAAAAACGATCTCAACGGTTCTTTTTGTCTTCTCAAAATATCTCATAAAGGAACTGTATTCTATTTCACTAAATGAATGCTTCTTTGTGAAAAAAATAGCAGGTGTATATCCTAGAATATTTGATAGTTCAGTTATTTTATCAATAGTAAAATTTCGGTCACCACTAAGTAGCTTTGTGATAGCGGCCTTTGATACACCCATTTTCTGAGACAACTCAGTTTTACTGATTTTCTCATTTTTCATAAGTCCATAAATTTTACCGGTAACAATATTTCTAAAACTTTCTTTCTTTATATCTATTGATTCTTTTCTATTTTCAGCTTCTCTTTTCAATGCGCTTATTCCGCCCATAATACACTCCTTCAATCCTTTTTGAACGACTATTACAATAAAGAGTTTTCTGTCGTCTCATGTTTTCAAGATCTTTCTTAGGCCATTTCCTTTTGTCTTTTTTAAAGCCATAAACTGCTACTAAATTGTATGGTTTTGAGTCCCATATGCATGCAATTCTATATGGTTTTATTTTTATTTCCCATACGTCATCCTCAACAGGTTTAAACTTTTCTGGGTGCGAGTAAAACATTGGATTCGAGTTAATTGCATTTAAGACAGAAATAAGTTTCTTTCTATATTTTTCATTACCGAATTCCCTGTCCATAAACTCATATACTTGAGTTGTTGCATTCTCCTTTCCAAATACACGGAAACCAAAGTTATCTTTATAAATTTCTTCGGTACATGTTAACATAAATATTAACTCGTTCCTTCTATAATGTCAATAATCTTGTACTAATAGACATATTAGCTATTTTGGAGCTTTAAATTCCATATAACATCCAATTGAGCTGCAAACCGTTAAGCTGGCGCGTATTCTTGCGTAAGCAAGAATCGTGACAGTAGGTTTGACTGCTCCAATTGCTGGTTATGTGCTGCAACTACCCTTTCAGCAATTCATATAACCTTTTATTCACATAGATTGTCTCTTTCCAAGATTTGAATGATTCTAATACTCCTATCTCTTCTAATTGCTTAAGATATTTGCTTGCGGTTCTTCTTTCCGCAATATTTGCGTTAACCAAAAATTCAATCTTAGTGTAGGGTTGTATAAATAGAATATCAATTAATTCTTTTGAGTAAGTCGTCTTTGGTAGTTCATTCTTACATTTTTCAGTCGTTTCATTAATTAAATCTACAATACTTGAGATCATTTTTAGCGTTTCAACTGAAGTAATTTCGACTGCTTTCAGCATATAAATTACCCATGCTTCCCATCCATTCTTATCTTTTACATTCTGTAGCAGATCATAATATCTATTCTTATTCTTTATAATATAATCACTCAAATAGAGAATCGGTTTATCCAATAGTTCTTTTAGTATTAGATACAATACATTTATTATTCTTCCTGTTCTTCCATTTCCATCATAAAAGGGATGGATCGACTCGAACTGGTAATGTATGATTGCCATTTTTATCAGTGGGTCAATATCATCCGTTTGATTTATGTAGTCTTCAAGATTCTTTAATAATCTATTTATTGATTCTTCATTATCTGGTGGTGTATAAACAGATTCACCTGTTTGTTGGTTTACAAGCGTCGTACCAGGAAGTTTTCGTATTCCTGCATTATTTCCCTCTAATTCATTCTGTATTCGAATCATTATATTAGTTGACAGGAATCCTTTTTCTTTTAATTCATTAAAGCCAGTCCATATCGCTGATCTATAGTTCAATACTTCCTTAGTTTCTACATCAATTTCTTTAACGCTATCGGCCAATGCTTTGTATAATTCATCCTGAGTTGTTATTATGTTCTCAATCTCTGAACTTGTTTTTGCTTCTTTTAAGATTATTGAACTCAATAAGATAGAATCGTTCGGTAAGAGTGAACAGTATCCTTTTAATCTGGCCAGTTCACGGTTAGCTCTGATCGCCTGATTTAGTATTGTCTTTGTCTCAATATCAGCTTCCGGCGGTAAAAGAGGAAGATCATTATTTGGTTTCGAACCATCACGCTTCATTCATGTACATTATAGCACATTTCTTGCACATTACAAGCGTTTCATGTACATTACATGCACATAACATCCAATTGAGCTGTGTGGCGTTAAGCTGGCATGTGTTCTTGCGTACGCAAGAACCGTGACAGTAGCCACATCTGCTCCAATTGCAGGTTATGTTGCTGAATTGTAATGTCTATCAATATATCTAAGAAAATATTTATTCGTAAACATTACTCAACTATTAAATATTCTTTATTTCTATATTTATTTCCTCACCATATGGGCCAATATTAATTTCATTCACAGCACCACAATTTGGACACGTAATTTTTAATATATGACGATTTGAATCTTCATTGTCTACCGAAAATCGAAATTTTTTTCCCCCACATTCTAAGCAAGTAATTTCCATATTAACTCCATAAATTATTATAATATGCTTTTATAGTTTTTCCATTAACTCAAT
Coding sequences within:
- a CDS encoding transposase — encoded protein: MVSPIYDTIYKEIKVRQKFDEEFKDKVAVEALNEEKPLQEIAVEYAVHPNQIRAWKKQLLQLLVTWYLGMYKQ
- a CDS encoding ATP-dependent nuclease; translated protein: MRSMKLTKIVIENYKSIKYLEIDCQKYGDSHTTMLIGVNESGKSNILQAISMFRTPSYECDYDIIHNQKDEENNYVDLWFNLQFDSKNEYLKEIREMFKNGDILDFEIKDLVKNVYLGSDDKNFNEVYHYSIVNITSKIKISEEVATKNVNGQPQKYKIYKIEMIKENDANEEELSEEVLKEIINNSLVKIVKSKEPKVSFWKPSEEYLISNVKLEDFKNNPTVNIPLRNIFAISGYKTKQKIADEINRITNDQLRRKMMTKLSKATTRYIQKIWRHNIEFDIEINDSKLCVVSVKDSGSDNQYNFHKMTNRSEGFKQFISLILSLSIETRELNKENDLILIDEPEAHLHPSGIRDLREELLEIGKTNYLFIATHSPFLVDFKRKERNIIVKKGRTALTELQYIKNEQDLRDDEVLEIAFGINIYKDLLLVHT
- a CDS encoding Fic family protein, which translates into the protein MKRDGSKPNNDLPLLPPEADIETKTILNQAIRANRELARLKGYCSLLPNDSILLSSIILKEAKTSSEIENIITTQDELYKALADSVKEIDVETKEVLNYRSAIWTGFNELKEKGFLSTNIMIRIQNELEGNNAGIRKLPGTTLVNQQTGESVYTPPDNEESINRLLKNLEDYINQTDDIDPLIKMAIIHYQFESIHPFYDGNGRTGRIINVLYLILKELLDKPILYLSDYIIKNKNRYYDLLQNVKDKNGWEAWVIYMLKAVEITSVETLKMISSIVDLINETTEKCKNELPKTTYSKELIDILFIQPYTKIEFLVNANIAERRTASKYLKQLEEIGVLESFKSWKETIYVNKRLYELLKG
- a CDS encoding type II toxin-antitoxin system RelE/ParE family toxin, translating into MLTCTEEIYKDNFGFRVFGKENATTQVYEFMDREFGNEKYRKKLISVLNAINSNPMFYSHPEKFKPVEDDVWEIKIKPYRIACIWDSKPYNLVAVYGFKKDKRKWPKKDLENMRRQKTLYCNSRSKRIEGVYYGRNKRIEKRS
- a CDS encoding helix-turn-helix domain-containing protein translates to MGGISALKREAENRKESIDIKKESFRNIVTGKIYGLMKNEKISKTELSQKMGVSKAAITKLLSGDRNFTIDKITELSNILGYTPAIFFTKKHSFSEIEYSSFMRYFEKTKRTVEIVFENDKKIRATEESEKRFEALFLKENWN